Proteins from a single region of bacterium:
- the hemW gene encoding radical SAM family heme chaperone HemW yields the protein MQLGIYIHIPFCLKKCNYCDFISYADKSSLMNEYIESVIQEINQIKASLPFIPSSIYFGGGTPSLVPPEQIARIIAELFGKGMMNQPPPLENVEITLEANPGTVDVEKLKQYKQAGVNRISLGVQSFDKTVLTAMGRVHSVEDNFASFQFARDAEFDNINLDLIFGYPGQTLQSWQETVEHTVTLLPEHISAYNITVEPNTNLYHQLKSGQVKPIDEEVELEMYQYAIDIFQHAGYVHYEISNFALPGPDLITRKVVSRQCQHNLNYWNDNDYLGFGASAHSYLNGERSWNVHSLEEYIQRIKSGHPARAASERLEGKQKMAEYSMLALRTMQGLDLKKFQQKFQKEFREVFDTELPELFESGLLQQTDQYLRLTDKGILLSNEVFSQLF from the coding sequence ATGCAGTTAGGTATATACATACATATTCCATTTTGTTTAAAGAAATGTAATTATTGTGATTTTATTTCGTATGCGGATAAATCTAGTTTAATGAATGAATATATTGAATCTGTGATTCAGGAAATAAATCAGATAAAAGCTTCATTGCCATTCATCCCAAGTTCGATTTATTTTGGTGGCGGAACTCCCTCATTAGTTCCGCCGGAACAAATCGCGAGAATAATAGCTGAACTTTTTGGCAAAGGCATGATGAATCAGCCCCCGCCGCTAGAAAACGTTGAAATAACACTTGAAGCTAATCCGGGAACTGTTGATGTTGAGAAGTTAAAGCAGTATAAACAAGCGGGAGTTAACCGAATCAGTTTAGGCGTTCAATCATTTGATAAAACAGTATTAACCGCAATGGGTAGAGTTCATTCAGTCGAAGATAATTTTGCTAGTTTTCAGTTTGCTCGGGATGCGGAATTCGATAATATCAATCTCGATTTGATTTTTGGTTACCCTGGCCAAACATTGCAGAGTTGGCAAGAAACGGTTGAACATACCGTAACCTTATTACCGGAACATATTTCCGCTTATAATATCACAGTTGAACCGAATACCAATTTATATCATCAGCTCAAATCTGGTCAAGTTAAACCGATTGATGAAGAGGTTGAATTAGAGATGTACCAATATGCAATTGATATATTTCAACACGCAGGATATGTCCATTATGAAATCTCAAATTTCGCATTACCCGGTCCTGACTTAATTACCCGCAAAGTCGTGAGTCGGCAATGTCAACATAATCTGAATTACTGGAACGATAATGACTATCTTGGGTTCGGAGCGAGTGCGCATTCATATCTTAATGGCGAACGGTCGTGGAATGTCCATTCACTGGAAGAATATATACAGCGAATTAAATCTGGTCACCCAGCGCGTGCGGCTTCAGAACGTTTAGAAGGGAAGCAGAAAATGGCAGAGTATTCTATGTTAGCGCTTCGAACGATGCAAGGGCTAGATTTAAAAAAGTTTCAGCAGAAGTTTCAGAAAGAATTTCGTGAAGTATTCGATACTGAATTACCTGAATTATTTGAATCAGGACTACTTCAGCAGACTGACCAATACCTTCGACTGACCGATAAAGGTATCCTGCTTTCCAACGAAGTCTTTTCACAACTCTTTTAG
- the lepB gene encoding signal peptidase I, whose amino-acid sequence MKKKSFLREWSEIITVAFVVALIVQTYVVKPFKIPSGSMENTLQVGDMIFVNRFDYLFKQPQRGDVVVFKYPENPKQDFVKRLIGLSGDTVTISAGKIIINGSELIEPYVKEPSFDNYGPVVVPSNSLLMLGDNRNNSRDSRYWGFLPESMIKGKAFLIYWAKRERNGSLFPRWQLWRMRKIQ is encoded by the coding sequence ATGAAGAAGAAATCTTTTCTCCGGGAATGGAGTGAAATTATCACCGTAGCATTCGTGGTCGCGCTAATCGTTCAGACCTATGTCGTTAAACCGTTTAAAATTCCTTCCGGTTCAATGGAAAATACGTTGCAAGTTGGCGATATGATTTTTGTTAACCGGTTCGACTATCTATTTAAACAGCCGCAACGAGGAGATGTTGTTGTCTTCAAATATCCGGAGAACCCGAAACAGGATTTTGTTAAACGGTTAATTGGTTTATCCGGAGATACGGTTACCATTTCTGCTGGGAAAATAATAATCAATGGCTCGGAGCTGATTGAACCGTATGTTAAGGAACCATCGTTCGATAATTATGGACCGGTAGTTGTCCCATCGAATTCATTGTTAATGCTCGGGGATAATCGAAATAATAGTCGGGATAGCCGATATTGGGGATTTCTCCCGGAATCGATGATTAAAGGAAAAGCGTTTCTGATTTATTGGGCGAAAAGAGAACGTAACGGTAGTTTATTTCCACGCTGGCAACTCTGGCGAATGAGAAAAATACAATAG
- the lepB gene encoding signal peptidase I, with amino-acid sequence MKKSKLREWMETIVTSFALVLILFTFAMKPFKIPSGSMEDTLKVGDMLFVSRFLYWFQEPARGDIIVFKAPSDGLKVDYIKRVVAVEGETLELKDGKLYINGNPIVEPYIKYSNTFYYEPRQYNFGPVTVPKGYLFVMGDHRNNSKDSRYWGFLDKKFVKGKAFLIYFPITRIRLIS; translated from the coding sequence ATGAAGAAATCAAAGTTACGAGAATGGATGGAAACCATCGTTACCTCATTTGCTTTAGTGCTGATCCTATTTACCTTTGCGATGAAACCGTTTAAAATACCATCCGGCTCAATGGAAGATACGTTAAAAGTAGGCGATATGTTATTTGTCAGTCGATTTCTTTATTGGTTTCAAGAGCCAGCACGGGGTGATATTATTGTTTTTAAAGCACCTTCAGACGGGTTAAAGGTAGATTATATCAAACGAGTGGTTGCGGTTGAAGGTGAAACACTCGAATTGAAAGATGGGAAATTATACATTAACGGTAACCCAATCGTTGAGCCGTATATTAAATATTCGAATACGTTTTATTATGAACCGCGCCAGTATAATTTCGGACCGGTAACGGTTCCGAAAGGATATCTTTTCGTTATGGGCGACCATCGGAATAATAGTAAAGATAGTCGGTATTGGGGATTTTTAGATAAAAAGTTCGTTAAAGGGAAAGCGTTCCTGATTTACTTCCCAATTACTAGAATACGATTGATTAGTTAA
- the lepA gene encoding translation elongation factor 4, with protein MEISRIRNFCIIAHVDHGKTTLSDRLLELSGAVPEREMREQMLDAMDLERERGITIKAHPVRLKYKAKDGIEYQLNLLDTPGHVDFSYEVSRSLAACEGAVLVVDAAQGVEAQTVANAYLALENNLAIIPVINKIDLPNADVATCAQEIVDLLAVKESEIILASAKEGIGTQDILEAVVNRIPPPKGERTRPLAALIFDSKYDAYRGVVVYIRVMDGEVHPGDKIRIMSTNSVYEVTEVGIFTPKMEPVESLSVGEVGYLLATIKTIADVRVGDTITNAVQGRTEPLPGYKQVKPMVYCGLYPAIAEDYESLRDALAKLKLNDASFIYEPDNSPALGFGYRCGFLGLLHMEIIQERLEREYQLTLVTTAPNVVYQIVKPNGEVVEVNNPSEFPTGQILECREPYIKAIISTPTQYLGSIMDLAVSRRGEHKEMKFADSSRATVIFELPLSEIILDFYDKLKSLSRGYASLDYEFIGYRASDLVKLDILLNGEPVDALSVVVHRANAYHRGKAIVEKLRKLVPRQMFEVAIQAAIGSRIIARETVKPLRKNVLAKCYGGDITRKRKLLEKQKEGKKRMKQIGKVQVPQEAFMAVLAVE; from the coding sequence ATGGAAATAAGTCGTATTCGTAATTTCTGTATAATTGCGCATGTTGACCATGGGAAAACCACATTGTCCGACCGGTTACTCGAACTAAGTGGTGCGGTGCCGGAACGGGAAATGCGGGAACAGATGCTCGATGCGATGGACTTGGAACGGGAACGTGGAATAACCATAAAAGCGCATCCGGTTCGATTGAAATATAAAGCGAAAGATGGAATCGAATATCAACTGAATCTCCTGGATACCCCTGGTCATGTAGATTTTTCCTATGAAGTTTCGCGGAGTCTTGCCGCGTGTGAAGGTGCAGTATTAGTGGTTGATGCTGCGCAGGGAGTTGAAGCGCAAACGGTAGCGAATGCGTATTTAGCGCTCGAGAATAATCTCGCGATTATTCCGGTTATTAATAAGATAGATTTACCGAATGCGGATGTTGCAACCTGTGCGCAGGAAATAGTCGATTTATTAGCGGTTAAAGAATCGGAGATTATCCTTGCGAGCGCTAAAGAAGGAATTGGAACTCAGGATATCCTAGAAGCGGTTGTCAACCGTATTCCTCCGCCAAAAGGGGAACGAACCCGACCGTTAGCCGCGCTGATTTTCGATTCGAAATATGATGCCTATCGTGGTGTAGTAGTCTATATTCGGGTTATGGATGGCGAGGTACATCCTGGGGATAAAATCCGCATTATGTCAACGAATAGCGTTTATGAAGTGACGGAAGTCGGTATATTTACACCGAAAATGGAACCGGTAGAATCGTTAAGTGTTGGTGAGGTTGGATATCTCCTCGCAACGATTAAAACCATTGCTGATGTGCGTGTTGGGGATACGATAACCAACGCAGTTCAAGGACGGACAGAACCACTACCCGGATATAAACAAGTTAAACCAATGGTCTATTGTGGACTTTACCCTGCCATCGCCGAAGATTACGAATCGTTACGCGATGCATTAGCAAAACTAAAGTTAAACGATGCTTCGTTCATATATGAACCGGATAATTCGCCAGCACTAGGGTTCGGTTATCGTTGCGGGTTCCTCGGGTTACTCCATATGGAAATAATTCAAGAGCGACTAGAACGCGAATACCAACTAACGTTAGTTACCACCGCACCGAATGTTGTCTATCAAATCGTTAAGCCGAATGGTGAAGTGGTTGAAGTAAATAATCCATCCGAGTTTCCCACTGGACAAATCCTTGAGTGTCGGGAACCGTATATTAAAGCGATCATTAGCACACCAACGCAATATTTAGGTAGTATCATGGATTTAGCGGTCAGCCGTCGTGGTGAACATAAAGAGATGAAATTTGCGGATAGTTCACGGGCAACGGTTATTTTTGAACTGCCATTATCGGAGATTATACTCGATTTTTATGATAAATTGAAATCGTTAAGTCGCGGGTATGCTTCGTTAGATTATGAGTTTATCGGATACCGTGCTTCGGATTTGGTTAAACTCGATATCTTACTTAACGGAGAACCAGTAGATGCGTTATCAGTAGTCGTTCATCGGGCGAATGCATATCATCGCGGGAAAGCGATTGTTGAAAAGTTACGGAAACTGGTTCCGCGGCAGATGTTTGAAGTGGCTATTCAAGCAGCTATTGGGAGTCGGATTATTGCACGAGAAACCGTTAAACCGTTACGAAAAAACGTGCTTGCGAAATGTTACGGCGGCGATATTACCCGGAAACGGAAATTGCTCGAAAAACAGAAAGAAGGGAAAAAACGAATGAAACAAATCGGAAAAGTCCAAGTTCCGCAGGAAGCTTTTATGGCCGTTTTAGCAGTAGAATGA
- a CDS encoding ROK family glucokinase has protein sequence MNTPYAIGIDLGGTFIKSALVDEQGHILTRLEIPTKANDGFPVVVAQLQELTQQLVDVACKNRGEVVGACVATPGLVDFKTGIVRVAPNFARWVNVPLLPEMQKGFSFPYYIENDANAAAFGEKWMGAGKDNQTVIVLTIGTGIGGGLIFDGKIWHGADGAGGEPGHINLIPDGLQCGCGNYGCLEAYASATGIVKRTIIAIESGETTKITELVSHDLSKITSKLVYEAAVAGDKLARKILLETGKYLGIGIATLINLLNPEMVILGGGVMKSGDWLLIPAREEVKKRAFKFLAERTAIVLAKLGNDAGMIGAAGVVFADINARRQRPK, from the coding sequence ATGAATACCCCCTATGCAATTGGAATAGATTTAGGTGGAACCTTTATAAAATCAGCGTTAGTTGATGAACAAGGACACATCCTGACCCGATTAGAAATCCCAACAAAAGCGAATGATGGTTTCCCGGTAGTGGTAGCTCAACTTCAAGAGTTAACTCAGCAGTTGGTTGATGTTGCTTGTAAAAACCGAGGGGAAGTTGTTGGTGCGTGTGTAGCGACTCCGGGCTTAGTAGATTTTAAAACCGGGATAGTGCGTGTAGCGCCGAATTTCGCTAGATGGGTTAATGTTCCGTTACTACCCGAGATGCAAAAAGGATTCTCGTTTCCGTATTATATTGAAAACGATGCGAACGCCGCAGCGTTCGGCGAGAAATGGATGGGCGCTGGGAAAGATAACCAGACCGTAATTGTTTTAACCATCGGAACTGGTATCGGTGGCGGATTGATTTTCGATGGGAAAATCTGGCATGGCGCTGATGGTGCAGGTGGTGAACCCGGGCATATAAATCTAATCCCAGACGGTCTACAATGCGGTTGCGGGAATTATGGCTGTTTAGAAGCGTATGCATCAGCAACGGGTATCGTGAAACGAACCATTATCGCGATCGAATCTGGCGAAACAACGAAAATAACCGAACTGGTTAGCCATGATTTATCGAAAATAACTTCGAAATTGGTCTATGAAGCGGCAGTCGCTGGAGATAAACTAGCGCGGAAAATCCTGCTTGAAACTGGAAAATATCTCGGTATCGGAATCGCGACGCTCATTAATCTATTAAATCCGGAAATGGTTATTCTCGGTGGTGGCGTGATGAAATCCGGAGATTGGTTATTAATCCCTGCACGGGAAGAAGTGAAAAAACGCGCGTTTAAATTTTTAGCTGAACGGACTGCAATCGTTTTAGCTAAGCTCGGTAACGATGCCGGAATGATTGGTGCCGCTGGTGTAGTTTTTGCAGACATCAATGCCCGAAGACAACGTCCGAAATAA
- a CDS encoding phosphate acyltransferase, which translates to MQIEKFADIVKILKEQTRPITVIVAPAQDELSLHAVEYSYRQLGNSIVDILLVGDKEEIDTIINRDKLALFLKEKIIDIKDKDEAVYTAMQLIRDGKAHILAKGKITSDQLMRLVLDETRGLRKPGNIISHIRVFETPKGMLLMSDGGIIIHPTPAVKQKILDNAVEVAKRLGLEPKPAELSGTYTFAQAMQDGANILIMPWITPGNIVYKSVIHELPWTLEYERTLSDSQGGIIYIFRKATIEPNGGYLFIAAAVDTADYVKKKRTVQLAIETAKNYGLGKSSKLKIGLIDFTEQLLLNVSSIYDSVKLVEEYKVNPEVIVEGPMAYDIVISAEAARIKNFMGNKSQVAGDPDIIFCPDADSALFLTEVYQNFDKWRMPWIAGDIAVGGTNIVLIPSRSDAEAHKFHSLITAFYLNVSQ; encoded by the coding sequence ATGCAAATAGAAAAATTTGCGGATATCGTTAAGATTCTAAAAGAGCAGACGAGACCGATCACCGTCATCGTTGCACCTGCACAAGATGAACTCTCCCTGCATGCAGTTGAATATAGTTACCGACAACTTGGGAACAGTATTGTTGATATTCTCTTAGTAGGCGATAAAGAAGAAATCGACACAATCATCAATCGGGATAAGCTCGCCCTATTTCTCAAAGAAAAAATAATTGATATAAAAGATAAAGATGAAGCGGTATATACTGCGATGCAGCTCATACGTGATGGGAAAGCGCATATTCTCGCTAAAGGGAAAATCACTTCCGACCAGTTGATGCGATTAGTTCTTGATGAAACTCGCGGGTTACGTAAACCCGGGAATATCATCAGCCATATTCGAGTTTTTGAAACCCCGAAAGGAATGCTGCTGATGAGCGATGGCGGGATTATTATCCATCCTACTCCTGCAGTTAAACAGAAGATATTAGATAATGCGGTCGAGGTAGCGAAACGGTTAGGACTCGAACCAAAACCTGCGGAATTAAGCGGAACCTATACTTTCGCGCAAGCAATGCAGGATGGAGCGAATATCCTGATTATGCCCTGGATAACGCCGGGGAATATCGTCTATAAATCAGTGATACATGAACTACCTTGGACGCTGGAATATGAGAGAACCCTATCAGATTCTCAAGGCGGAATAATTTATATTTTTAGGAAGGCTACTATCGAACCGAACGGCGGGTATCTCTTCATTGCGGCCGCAGTCGATACCGCTGATTATGTCAAGAAAAAGCGCACGGTTCAGCTTGCGATTGAAACAGCAAAAAATTATGGGTTAGGGAAATCAAGTAAACTGAAAATCGGGCTGATCGATTTTACGGAACAACTCCTGCTGAATGTTTCCTCAATTTATGATAGTGTTAAGCTGGTTGAAGAGTATAAAGTTAATCCGGAAGTGATAGTTGAAGGACCGATGGCGTATGATATTGTTATTTCTGCGGAAGCAGCGAGAATTAAGAATTTTATGGGAAATAAAAGCCAAGTTGCCGGTGACCCGGATATCATCTTCTGTCCGGATGCGGATAGTGCCCTGTTTTTAACTGAAGTATATCAGAATTTCGATAAATGGCGGATGCCGTGGATTGCGGGAGATATTGCAGTCGGCGGAACGAATATCGTTTTAATTCCGTCACGGTCAGATGCGGAAGCGCATAAATTCCATTCGTTAATCACCGCATTCTATTTGAATGTTTCCCAATAG
- a CDS encoding DUF2334 domain-containing protein, with the protein MDKYSSPIVVIRIDDIFMLDSEIEPSSILNFANTAEKHLAKLTLHTIPARLLQKTNNYKRMEKELRRHITFGHEITQHGYTHQCAICGSTGHEFDCSATGKIVAQDIQVAQIRKGRDLLTQVLGIHPRAFGPSGTDRYVPQMIAAMKQLRFPYHTDVGNHLPFIDRGIWAIPVQNDYCWALSKKKYRSVMNKAIDDFKRHAKQYGYFGILFHDHFTRIGYENGVVIHWLDEFLTKINQITDGNIRFMTLTEFGDWYRKRYPGKKNPYHPMKGNKTTLGA; encoded by the coding sequence ATGGATAAATATAGTTCCCCGATTGTAGTTATTCGAATTGATGATATCTTCATGCTGGATTCGGAGATTGAACCGAGTAGTATCCTTAATTTTGCGAATACAGCGGAAAAACATCTGGCGAAATTAACTCTGCATACTATTCCCGCACGATTATTACAAAAGACTAATAACTATAAACGAATGGAAAAAGAACTACGCCGGCATATAACCTTTGGTCACGAAATAACCCAGCATGGATATACGCATCAATGTGCGATTTGCGGCAGTACGGGACATGAATTTGATTGTAGTGCTACCGGAAAAATTGTTGCACAAGATATCCAAGTCGCTCAAATAAGAAAAGGACGTGACTTACTCACTCAAGTTCTCGGCATACACCCTCGCGCGTTCGGTCCCAGCGGAACCGACCGTTATGTTCCGCAAATGATTGCTGCAATGAAACAGCTGCGGTTTCCTTATCATACCGATGTCGGAAATCATCTTCCGTTCATTGACCGTGGGATTTGGGCTATCCCAGTTCAGAATGATTATTGTTGGGCGTTATCGAAGAAAAAATATCGCTCGGTAATGAATAAGGCAATTGATGATTTTAAACGGCATGCGAAGCAATACGGTTATTTCGGCATTCTATTTCACGACCATTTCACCCGTATCGGGTATGAAAACGGGGTGGTTATCCATTGGCTTGATGAATTTCTCACGAAAATCAATCAAATAACTGATGGTAATATTCGATTTATGACCTTAACTGAATTTGGCGATTGGTATCGTAAGAGATATCCCGGCAAGAAAAATCCTTATCATCCGATGAAAGGTAATAAGACTACTCTCGGTGCTTAA